GATCCGGCATTGCATCAACAGTCCAACTATAAAATGCCATATGGGATTTTTATGTCATGGGCAACATTGACATTTTTAATCTTTAGCTTGGTGATTCTTGCTTTAGATATGCAAACCTTGATTGCATTGGCGATCTCACCGTTTTGGTTCTTGGGCTTGTATATCTTTTATATAAGACGTCTGAATAAGCAAAAAGCACTGTCCTTAAAATAAGTGAAAAATATCTTTCAGCTAGGTGAAATGCCTGCATGAATGCAAAAAAAGCGCTCATTGATCAGATGGGCGCTTTTTTTATCGGCTTTTAACTCATTGGCATAGCTTATTGCGGGATAGACCAACGTCGATTCACTGAACCCCCGACATTATTGTAATTGATGACTTTGGCATAATTGCCAACAGCAGTGGCATTCTCAGGAATATCTTTGGTGACCACACTGCCTGCACCGATAGTGGCATTATCTCCGATCGTCACATGATCGATGATACAAACATTGGGACCGATATAAACATTATCACCAATGACAGCCGCTTGACGTCCGCCGTTTGCACCAATGGTGGTGAATTGAGATAAATTAACGTTATTGCCGATGATAGTGGTGGGATTCACCACCAAAGGTCCACCATGTCCAATAAACAGCCCATAACCAATTTGGGTGGTGCAGTGAATGTCGATGCCATATTTCTTCTTTTTATAATAAAAAATGGGGTAGGCGAGTTTAGCCACTAGACCACGGGTACT
The sequence above is drawn from the Acinetobacter lanii genome and encodes:
- a CDS encoding serine O-acetyltransferase, whose amino-acid sequence is MITQYILSDLYRYCGNTTLKSFIKTYLFNRGFNFSVWMRLASTRGLVAKLAYPIFYYKKKKYGIDIHCTTQIGYGLFIGHGGPLVVNPTTIIGNNVNLSQFTTIGANGGRQAAVIGDNVYIGPNVCIIDHVTIGDNATIGAGSVVTKDIPENATAVGNYAKVINYNNVGGSVNRRWSIPQ